The following are encoded in a window of Acinonyx jubatus isolate Ajub_Pintada_27869175 chromosome D4, VMU_Ajub_asm_v1.0, whole genome shotgun sequence genomic DNA:
- the ARRDC1 gene encoding arrestin domain-containing protein 1 isoform X2 codes for MGSCRVSNKANDAAWVVEEGYFNSALSLADKGSLPAGEHNFPFQFLLPATAPTSFEGPFGKIVHQVRATIDTPRFSKDHQCSRVFYILSPLNLNSIPDIEQPNVASTTKKFSYKLVKTGSVVLTASTDLRGYVVGQVLRLQADIENQSGKDTSPVVASLLQKVSYKAKRWIYDVRTIAEVEGAGVKAWRRAQWQEQILVPALPQSALPGCSLIHVDYYLQVSLKVPEATVTLPVFIGNIAVNHAPLSPRPGPGLPPGASIPVVPSAPPQEEAEAAASSPHFADAVSLSTKSHSQQQSLPATFSSVPAAPEPRPQDGSPAPHPLPPPLCISTGATVPYFAEGSGGPVPTTSTLILPPEYSSWGYPYEAPPSYEQSCGGADPSLTPGS; via the exons ATGGGTTCCTGCAGGGTGTCCAACAAGGCCAATGATGCAGCGTGGGTAGTGGAGGAGGGCTACTTCAACAGTGCGCTGTCGCTGGCTGACAAGG GAAGCCTGCCCGCTGGAGAGCACAACTTCCCCTTTCAGTTCCTGCTTCCTG cCACAGCGCCAACGTCCTTTGAAGGCCCTTTTGGGAAGATTGTACACCAGGTGCGGGCCACCATCGACACACCACGTTTTTCCAAGGATCACCAGTGCAGCCGTGTGTTCTATATCTTGAGCCCCCTGAATCTGAACAGCATCCCTGACATCGAG CAACCCAACGTGGCCTCCACCACCAAGAAGTTCTCCTACAAGCTGGTGAAGACGGGCAGCGTGGTCCTCACCGCCAGCACCGACCTCCGTGGCTACGTGGTGGGCCAGGTGCTGCGGCTGCAGGCTGACATCGAGAACCAGTCAGGCAAGGACACCAGCCCTGTGGTAGCCAGTCTGCTGCAG AAAGTATCCTACAAGGCCAAGCGCTGGATCTATGATGTGCGGACCATCGCAGAGGTAGAGGGTGCGGGTGTCAAGGCCTGGAGGCGGGCGCAGTGGCAAGAGCAGATCCTGGTGCCTGCCCTGCCCCAGTCAGCCCTGCCAGGTTGCAGCCTTATCCACGTGGACTACTACTTGCAG GTCTCCCTGAAGGTGCCTGAAGCCACCGTGACCCTTCCTGTCTTCATCGGCAATATTGCTGTGAACCACGCCCCGCTGAGCCCCCGGCCAGGCCCAGGGCTGCCTCCTGGGGCCTCAATCCCGGTGGTGCCCTCCGCACCGCCCCAGGAGGAGGCGGAGGCTGCGGCCAGCAGCCCCCACTTTGCAGACGCAGTCTCCCTCTCCACGAAGAGCCACTCACAGCAGCAGTCACTACCTGCCACCTTCAGCTCTGTGCCTGCTGCCCCTGAGCCCCGCCCTCAGGATggcagccctgctccccacccactgccccctcccttgtGCATCTCTACAGGTGCCACTGTTCCCTACTTTGCAGAGGGTTCAGGAGGGCCAGTGCCCACCACCAGTACCTTGATCCTGCCCCCAGAATACAGCTCATGGGGTTATCCCTATG AGGCCCCGCCATCCTATGAGCAGAGCTGTGGCGGTGCAGATCCCAGCCTGACGCCCGGGAGCTGA
- the ARRDC1 gene encoding arrestin domain-containing protein 1 isoform X1, with protein sequence MGRVQLFEVCLSHGRVVYSPGEPLAGAVRVRLGAPLPFRAIRVTCMGSCRVSNKANDAAWVVEEGYFNSALSLADKGSLPAGEHNFPFQFLLPATAPTSFEGPFGKIVHQVRATIDTPRFSKDHQCSRVFYILSPLNLNSIPDIEQPNVASTTKKFSYKLVKTGSVVLTASTDLRGYVVGQVLRLQADIENQSGKDTSPVVASLLQKVSYKAKRWIYDVRTIAEVEGAGVKAWRRAQWQEQILVPALPQSALPGCSLIHVDYYLQVSLKVPEATVTLPVFIGNIAVNHAPLSPRPGPGLPPGASIPVVPSAPPQEEAEAAASSPHFADAVSLSTKSHSQQQSLPATFSSVPAAPEPRPQDGSPAPHPLPPPLCISTGATVPYFAEGSGGPVPTTSTLILPPEYSSWGYPYEAPPSYEQSCGGADPSLTPGS encoded by the exons ATGGGGCGGGTGCAGCTCTTCGAGGTCTGCCTGAGCCACGGCCGCGTCGTCTACAGCCCTGGAGAACCGCTGGCGGGGGCCGTGCGCGTGCGTCTGGGGGCGCCGTTGCCCTTCCGAG CCATCCGAGTGACCTGCATGGGTTCCTGCAGGGTGTCCAACAAGGCCAATGATGCAGCGTGGGTAGTGGAGGAGGGCTACTTCAACAGTGCGCTGTCGCTGGCTGACAAGG GAAGCCTGCCCGCTGGAGAGCACAACTTCCCCTTTCAGTTCCTGCTTCCTG cCACAGCGCCAACGTCCTTTGAAGGCCCTTTTGGGAAGATTGTACACCAGGTGCGGGCCACCATCGACACACCACGTTTTTCCAAGGATCACCAGTGCAGCCGTGTGTTCTATATCTTGAGCCCCCTGAATCTGAACAGCATCCCTGACATCGAG CAACCCAACGTGGCCTCCACCACCAAGAAGTTCTCCTACAAGCTGGTGAAGACGGGCAGCGTGGTCCTCACCGCCAGCACCGACCTCCGTGGCTACGTGGTGGGCCAGGTGCTGCGGCTGCAGGCTGACATCGAGAACCAGTCAGGCAAGGACACCAGCCCTGTGGTAGCCAGTCTGCTGCAG AAAGTATCCTACAAGGCCAAGCGCTGGATCTATGATGTGCGGACCATCGCAGAGGTAGAGGGTGCGGGTGTCAAGGCCTGGAGGCGGGCGCAGTGGCAAGAGCAGATCCTGGTGCCTGCCCTGCCCCAGTCAGCCCTGCCAGGTTGCAGCCTTATCCACGTGGACTACTACTTGCAG GTCTCCCTGAAGGTGCCTGAAGCCACCGTGACCCTTCCTGTCTTCATCGGCAATATTGCTGTGAACCACGCCCCGCTGAGCCCCCGGCCAGGCCCAGGGCTGCCTCCTGGGGCCTCAATCCCGGTGGTGCCCTCCGCACCGCCCCAGGAGGAGGCGGAGGCTGCGGCCAGCAGCCCCCACTTTGCAGACGCAGTCTCCCTCTCCACGAAGAGCCACTCACAGCAGCAGTCACTACCTGCCACCTTCAGCTCTGTGCCTGCTGCCCCTGAGCCCCGCCCTCAGGATggcagccctgctccccacccactgccccctcccttgtGCATCTCTACAGGTGCCACTGTTCCCTACTTTGCAGAGGGTTCAGGAGGGCCAGTGCCCACCACCAGTACCTTGATCCTGCCCCCAGAATACAGCTCATGGGGTTATCCCTATG AGGCCCCGCCATCCTATGAGCAGAGCTGTGGCGGTGCAGATCCCAGCCTGACGCCCGGGAGCTGA